Proteins encoded within one genomic window of Rhodothermales bacterium:
- a CDS encoding homogentisate 1,2-dioxygenase — translation MPIYHRLGSTPAKRHTVFQKSSGGLYYEELFGTIGFDGMSSLLYHVHRPTMVKAVVGRTDQMPKVAVDHNLQARLFKGFQVSRRDDFLESRVPLLINSDIHIGLAAPRTSMSDYFYKNADADELLFIHEGSGTLLTPLGRIPFSAGDYLVIPRGTIYQVDFATAVNRLLYAESFHPIYTPKRYRNHFGQLQEHAPFCERDYILPRDLETHDEVGDFMIKIKKQGVVHDVVYAAHPFDVVGWDGYNYAYGFSIHNFEPITGRIHQPPPVHQTFETRAFVVCSFCPRLYDYHPQAIPAPYNHSNIDSDEVIYYVDGDFMSRNNIERGHITLHPGGIPHGPHPGAYERSIGKTETEELAVMIDTFKPLMVTESALALDDGVYFQSWLDTPNIAG, via the coding sequence ATGCCCATCTACCATCGACTCGGATCCACGCCGGCCAAGCGGCACACCGTCTTCCAGAAATCCTCGGGCGGACTTTATTACGAAGAGCTGTTCGGGACCATCGGGTTCGACGGGATGTCCTCGCTCCTGTACCACGTCCACCGCCCCACAATGGTGAAAGCGGTGGTGGGCAGGACCGATCAGATGCCGAAGGTAGCCGTTGACCACAACCTGCAAGCGCGGCTGTTTAAAGGCTTCCAGGTCTCGCGGCGCGACGACTTCCTCGAGAGCCGGGTGCCGCTGCTCATCAACAGCGACATCCACATCGGCCTCGCCGCCCCGCGCACGTCGATGAGCGATTACTTCTACAAAAACGCCGACGCGGACGAGCTCCTGTTTATCCACGAGGGCTCGGGTACGCTGCTCACGCCGCTGGGGCGGATTCCTTTTAGCGCCGGCGACTACCTCGTCATCCCCCGCGGCACAATCTACCAGGTCGACTTCGCCACGGCGGTCAACCGACTGCTCTACGCGGAATCTTTCCACCCCATCTACACCCCCAAACGCTACCGAAATCACTTCGGCCAGCTCCAGGAGCACGCCCCCTTCTGCGAGCGCGATTACATCCTACCGCGCGACCTGGAGACCCACGACGAGGTCGGGGACTTCATGATCAAGATCAAAAAACAAGGCGTCGTGCACGATGTCGTTTACGCCGCGCACCCCTTTGATGTCGTGGGCTGGGACGGGTACAATTATGCGTACGGGTTTTCGATCCACAACTTCGAGCCCATCACCGGCCGCATCCACCAGCCGCCTCCGGTGCACCAGACCTTCGAGACCCGCGCCTTTGTCGTCTGCTCCTTTTGCCCGCGGCTGTACGACTACCACCCGCAGGCCATCCCCGCACCCTATAACCATTCGAACATCGACTCCGACGAAGTCATCTATTATGTCGATGGAGACTTCATGAGCCGCAACAACATCGAGCGGGGGCACATTACCCTCCACCCGGGCGGCATCCCGCACGGGCCGCACCCCGGGGCGTACGAGCGCAGCATTGGCAAGACCGAGACCGAGGAGCTTGCCGTGATGATCGACACGTTCAAGCCGCTCATGGTCACCGAAAGCGCCCTCGCCCTGGACGATGGCGTCTACTTCCAGTCATGGCTGGACACGCCCAACATCGCCGGCTGA
- a CDS encoding M56 family metallopeptidase, whose product MPSLLDFPLLAFDVRPWLADMILILVKGTLLLSAAGLLTYALRHSAAATRYMVWCSALLGLFLLPFLSPLMPAWQVAVLPASIEVDQALRVDPFNAQPAPLPDAVRSLDPLPAPAPLTLPPATAPADASLAANWSAMSSSLNWMQWAFLVWALGVCVVLGRLALAHAGARLLVSRASHVDDEEWHLKAESAAHRLGVQRLVRLRMSTWTSVPMAVGVWRPVIVLPADADTWSDARKDAVLLHELAHVKRYDCLFQLMTNVVTAIYWFNPLVWLASWQMRIERERSADDIVIVSGADASHYAETLLETARMLRRGEWSTVAAVSMARGSQLEGRLLSILDPFRRRNQNRPATWLTLMLVACIVVPLAALQPVATMAQATPRPPRAPRVATPPAPIEIEIPDMDIEVPAITIPEIDVEIPEIHVDVPAFHFVMPAIKIPAFDVDIPEMVIEIPEMNFEVPEFEWDEEQAYPQTPVDSLTIEQIIRLRQYGVDTEFIQSLKRMGFGDLTYQDLVMLGRYGADADFITEMKESGYTDLTLGDYATMSKYGVDVDFVRTMREAGYTDLSGEELVTMSKYGVDQDLVEALGRYGYQDLTADMLINASKYGVDTDLLDNLREQGYTDISLDDVITMTKYGVDSDYLIDMKEAGLDLPLDELIRLQRHGVDADYVREIRDAGLKDVTVEQLIDMHNHGVDGAYIKALRDNE is encoded by the coding sequence ATGCCATCCTTGCTCGATTTTCCACTCCTCGCGTTCGATGTGCGCCCCTGGCTAGCGGACATGATCCTGATCCTGGTGAAGGGTACGCTGCTATTGTCGGCGGCCGGCTTGCTCACCTACGCCTTGCGCCACAGCGCCGCCGCGACGCGGTACATGGTCTGGTGCTCGGCCCTGCTCGGGCTTTTTCTGCTGCCCTTTCTGTCTCCGCTGATGCCGGCCTGGCAGGTGGCCGTCCTGCCCGCATCAATCGAAGTAGACCAGGCCCTCCGGGTGGACCCCTTCAACGCGCAGCCTGCTCCGCTTCCTGATGCGGTCCGCTCGCTTGACCCGCTCCCCGCGCCGGCCCCGCTGACTCTTCCGCCAGCCACCGCTCCTGCAGATGCGTCACTAGCGGCGAATTGGTCGGCGATGTCGTCGTCGTTGAACTGGATGCAGTGGGCCTTTTTAGTCTGGGCGCTTGGCGTATGCGTCGTGCTCGGACGCCTGGCGCTGGCCCACGCCGGCGCGCGTTTGCTCGTCAGCCGGGCTTCACACGTGGACGATGAAGAGTGGCATCTTAAGGCCGAATCCGCCGCGCACCGCCTGGGCGTCCAGCGCCTCGTGCGGCTGCGGATGAGCACCTGGACGTCCGTCCCGATGGCCGTAGGGGTATGGCGGCCTGTGATCGTTTTGCCGGCCGACGCCGACACATGGAGCGACGCCCGCAAAGACGCCGTCCTCCTGCACGAACTGGCGCATGTGAAGCGGTACGACTGCCTTTTCCAGTTGATGACCAACGTCGTCACCGCGATCTACTGGTTCAACCCGCTCGTGTGGCTCGCCTCCTGGCAGATGCGGATCGAACGCGAACGCTCGGCCGACGACATCGTGATTGTATCGGGCGCGGATGCCTCGCACTATGCCGAGACCCTGCTCGAGACGGCACGGATGCTGCGCCGCGGGGAGTGGTCCACCGTGGCGGCCGTCTCCATGGCGCGCGGCTCGCAGCTCGAGGGCCGGCTCCTCTCCATCCTGGACCCGTTCCGCCGGCGTAACCAGAACCGTCCGGCGACGTGGCTCACCCTCATGCTGGTGGCCTGCATCGTGGTGCCGCTCGCCGCCCTTCAGCCTGTCGCGACGATGGCTCAGGCGACCCCTAGGCCCCCCCGGGCGCCTCGCGTGGCCACGCCGCCGGCCCCGATCGAAATCGAAATCCCGGACATGGACATCGAGGTCCCTGCAATCACTATTCCTGAAATCGACGTCGAGATCCCCGAGATACATGTCGACGTGCCGGCCTTTCATTTTGTCATGCCTGCGATCAAAATCCCCGCGTTTGATGTGGACATCCCCGAGATGGTGATCGAGATCCCCGAGATGAACTTCGAAGTGCCTGAATTCGAGTGGGATGAAGAACAGGCCTACCCACAAACGCCGGTCGACTCGTTGACGATCGAACAGATCATCCGGCTGCGGCAGTACGGGGTGGACACGGAGTTCATCCAGTCGCTCAAACGCATGGGCTTTGGCGATCTCACCTACCAGGACCTCGTGATGCTGGGTCGCTACGGCGCCGACGCGGACTTTATCACCGAAATGAAGGAATCGGGGTATACCGACCTCACCCTGGGCGACTATGCCACGATGAGCAAATACGGGGTGGATGTCGACTTCGTCCGGACCATGCGCGAAGCGGGGTACACGGACTTGTCCGGCGAGGAACTGGTGACGATGAGTAAATACGGGGTCGATCAAGACCTGGTCGAGGCCCTGGGGCGCTACGGCTATCAGGATCTCACGGCGGACATGCTCATCAATGCCAGTAAATACGGCGTCGATACCGATCTGCTAGACAACCTCCGCGAGCAAGGGTACACCGATATATCGCTCGACGACGTCATCACGATGACCAAATACGGGGTGGACAGCGACTATCTCATCGACATGAAGGAGGCCGGCCTGGATCTGCCGCTCGATGAGCTCATCCGCCTCCAGCGCCATGGCGTCGACGCCGACTATGTCCGCGAAATTCGCGATGCCGGCCTGAAGGACGTCACCGTCGAGCAACTCATCGATATGCACAATCACGGAGTGGATGGTGCTTATATCAAGGCGTTGCGGGACAATGAGTAA
- the fahA gene encoding fumarylacetoacetase — MPDSWLPIAADSDFSVHNLPFGIFSAPGRPRRTGVAIGDWIIDLAAGEARGLFAGLGVDREVFLSASLNRFIALGKATTSAVRTRLAAALVDPGSPLRDSQALVPHARATIHLPVAIGDYTDFYSSIDHATHVGTMFRDPANALLPNWRHLPVGYHGRASSIVVSGTPIRRPAGQVLPKGEATPVFTATSRLDFELEIAFVIGKDSTLGEPIPVGQAEDYIFGLVLFNDWSARDIQQWEYVPLGPFLAKNFASSISPWIVPIEALEPFRVVGQPQEPAVLPYLATTGARHLDIALEVGLVPASGDETIVSRSNARHLYWSMTQQLAHHTVNGCNVRVGDLMASGTISGPDAGSYGSLLELSWAGSRPVPLRGGGTRTFLEDGDTVTLRGHATRGDIRVGFGEVRGQVQPANHPLLKMK, encoded by the coding sequence ATGCCCGACTCCTGGCTGCCCATCGCCGCGGACTCCGACTTTTCGGTCCACAATCTCCCGTTCGGGATCTTCTCCGCGCCCGGCCGGCCCCGCCGCACCGGCGTGGCCATCGGGGATTGGATTATCGACCTCGCCGCCGGCGAGGCTCGGGGCCTTTTCGCCGGCCTTGGGGTCGATCGGGAGGTTTTTCTCAGCGCCTCGCTCAACCGGTTCATCGCCCTCGGAAAGGCGACCACCTCGGCCGTACGCACCCGCCTCGCCGCGGCCCTCGTCGATCCCGGCTCGCCCCTGCGCGACAGCCAGGCGCTGGTCCCACACGCCAGGGCCACAATACATCTCCCGGTCGCTATTGGCGACTACACGGATTTTTATTCGAGCATCGACCACGCCACCCATGTCGGGACGATGTTTCGCGACCCCGCCAATGCCTTGCTCCCGAACTGGCGGCATCTGCCGGTGGGTTACCATGGCCGGGCCTCTTCGATTGTCGTTAGCGGCACGCCCATCCGCCGGCCGGCCGGCCAGGTGCTGCCCAAAGGGGAGGCCACGCCGGTATTTACCGCCACGAGCAGGCTGGATTTCGAATTGGAGATCGCCTTCGTCATCGGCAAGGACAGCACGCTTGGCGAGCCGATTCCGGTGGGCCAGGCCGAGGACTACATCTTCGGGCTAGTGCTGTTCAACGACTGGTCCGCCCGCGACATCCAGCAATGGGAATACGTCCCGCTTGGGCCGTTCCTCGCCAAGAACTTCGCGTCGTCGATCTCCCCCTGGATCGTGCCGATCGAAGCGCTGGAGCCGTTTCGCGTGGTTGGGCAACCGCAGGAGCCGGCGGTCCTGCCCTACCTGGCGACCACCGGAGCGCGACATCTGGACATCGCGCTCGAAGTAGGCCTGGTGCCGGCCAGCGGGGACGAAACCATCGTCAGCCGCTCGAACGCTCGCCACCTCTACTGGTCGATGACGCAGCAGCTGGCCCATCACACCGTCAACGGATGCAACGTCCGCGTGGGCGACCTCATGGCGTCGGGCACGATCAGCGGCCCCGACGCCGGCTCGTACGGCTCGCTGCTCGAGTTGTCGTGGGCCGGCAGCCGGCCCGTTCCGCTGCGTGGCGGCGGCACGCGGACCTTTCTGGAAGATGGGGACACGGTCACCCTGCGCGGCCATGCCACCCGGGGCGATATCCGCGTCGGGTTTGGCGAGGTGCGCGGGCAGGTGCAGCCGGCCAACCACCCGCTGCTGAAAATGAAATAA
- a CDS encoding ATP-binding protein produces METYLWISSPTPYVSFLRPIPFYTLFAVLVALSGLSAGASRAQQTLRLDPDRSIAQYVFDSWQVDDGLPQSSVTAIAQTPDGFLWLATDEGLVRFDGVAFQTFDKSTEEAFLINDVVAMTVGQDGVLWIGARGGGLLRYDGAFTRFDDTNGLTSNYVTALYEDPAGVLWIGTYGGGLLAFEDGQFRGYTADDGLPGEFISTIAQDARGTLIVGTETGIVRLDTNRFVPDNRPGAPTGLISTLYSAPDGRLWAATSEAGLFFLEGNVWINRSDSIGLREGYVSAFLTDTAGSLWLAATGGRLYRLRDNVFESFTSESVFKSNDLTSLFQDREGSLWIGSRYRGLHRLRGSKFTPFGMPEGLPSDRANSIYEAPDGTLWFGTQAGVARRLPDGRIENFNTSTGLGGDEVLSVIGNANGEVWMGSNGGGLARWRDGRISRFTTEDGLASDNIFALFVDSNDVLWVGTDAGVSRYSDGVFTLLTSADGLSSDFVTAFAQTPDGSVWIGTYDAGVNRYADGALTTISTADGLTNNTVLSLYADAAGALWIGTYGGGLNRLKDGAIHAATQRQGLFNDNVYVILEDDEERLWMTCNKGVFRIDKAGFDRLASGDTTAIASVVYDRSDGLRNAEGLGGQQPAGWRTRDGRLWFTTVAGAVAIDPAHIPTNPIPPPIAITGLDLDENPYPIGASLTLPPGGHKLRFAFTAPSLVNPHRVLFQYRLASADEAWSEPSSRREAFYTNLPPGDYTLEVIARNDDGVWNRQPATLSFYHEPYFYQTLWFKLLCLAGLVGLAYTGYRIRIRQMQARQEELERTVEERTHDLRLEKERTEQAKTVIEAQADKLRELDRFKTRFFANLSHEFRTPLTMIIGPLENLISGAYGTVSEAAVRQGQIMLRNAQRLLRLINQLLDLSKLEAGKMELRSRERNIVPFVEGVVYSCIPLAETKKIALTFTSNVEKVSLHFEPDKLEKVFFNLLSNALKFTPAEGTIDVAVTDLPEPREDMPEGAVEVRVRDTGKGIPAKDLPHVFDRFHQVDGSNTREHEGTGIGLALVQELVLLHKGEIDVTSELGVGSTFTVRFPRGKSHLQPDQFATDEDVPEAMPARGALTELAVEGAELDHEQQATPAEQPLAKSDKTILCVEDNPDVREYVAGILEAQYRVITAVDGIDGLEKARTLSPDLIVSDVMMPRMDGNEMCRQIKDDPELNHIPILLLTARATNDIRIEGLEARADDFLAKPFNARELMTRVANLLALRQQAKELKRLNENLEKEVARQLDTILTERLKYEEEILAARDEAERSSRLKSSILDNVNHEFRTPIAGIVGSSDLLALEVPEDLKELVDIVKISADRLMRTLNSVVELGALESETYTLHVYPADVLDVLEEVLETQFMRVRAKGLDLQYSVNDEALPAIVDPMALRRVFELLIDNAIKFTEAGSVRIDVESDGVEVRIHVADTGVGIDEAYQQRVFEAFVQESDGMTRTFEGCGIGLTIANRMIQKMNGRIELESQKGIGSTFTVVLPARAGKSLARTDMVMN; encoded by the coding sequence ATGGAAACATACCTATGGATTAGCAGCCCAACGCCCTACGTGTCCTTTCTACGGCCCATACCCTTCTATACGCTGTTCGCCGTCCTGGTCGCCCTGTCGGGGTTGTCCGCCGGCGCCTCGCGGGCGCAGCAGACCCTGCGACTGGACCCGGACCGATCGATCGCCCAGTACGTATTCGATTCCTGGCAGGTAGACGATGGCCTGCCCCAGAGTTCCGTCACGGCGATTGCACAGACACCGGACGGCTTCCTGTGGCTCGCAACCGACGAGGGGCTTGTGCGCTTCGATGGGGTCGCGTTTCAGACCTTCGACAAGAGCACGGAGGAAGCCTTTCTGATCAACGATGTCGTCGCGATGACGGTCGGCCAGGACGGCGTGTTATGGATCGGGGCGCGCGGCGGCGGCCTTCTGCGTTACGACGGCGCCTTCACCCGCTTCGACGACACCAACGGTCTCACCAGCAACTACGTTACCGCGCTCTACGAGGACCCTGCCGGCGTCCTCTGGATCGGCACGTATGGCGGCGGCCTACTGGCTTTTGAAGATGGCCAGTTCAGAGGATATACAGCCGACGACGGGCTGCCGGGCGAGTTTATCAGCACCATCGCCCAGGATGCACGGGGCACCCTCATCGTGGGCACCGAAACCGGGATCGTACGCCTGGACACCAATCGATTCGTACCAGACAACCGCCCGGGTGCTCCCACCGGACTGATCAGTACCCTGTACAGCGCGCCAGACGGCCGGCTCTGGGCGGCGACGAGCGAGGCGGGCCTATTTTTCCTTGAAGGAAATGTCTGGATCAACCGGAGCGATTCGATCGGACTTCGCGAGGGATATGTCTCCGCATTCCTCACAGATACTGCCGGTAGCCTCTGGCTCGCGGCTACAGGTGGACGTCTTTACCGATTGCGGGACAATGTATTCGAGTCGTTTACTTCAGAGAGTGTTTTCAAATCCAATGACCTGACGTCCCTCTTCCAGGATCGGGAAGGTAGTCTCTGGATCGGCTCACGTTACCGCGGCCTACATCGCCTTCGCGGGAGTAAGTTCACGCCGTTCGGCATGCCGGAGGGGCTACCCAGCGACCGCGCCAACTCGATCTATGAAGCTCCTGACGGCACGCTATGGTTTGGCACCCAAGCCGGCGTTGCTCGCCGGCTACCCGACGGCCGGATCGAGAACTTCAACACATCTACCGGCCTCGGCGGCGATGAAGTGCTTTCCGTCATCGGAAATGCCAACGGGGAGGTGTGGATGGGTTCCAACGGCGGTGGCCTCGCCCGATGGCGCGACGGCCGCATCAGCCGATTCACCACCGAAGACGGGCTGGCGAGCGACAACATCTTCGCCCTGTTTGTCGATTCAAACGACGTGTTGTGGGTTGGCACCGATGCCGGCGTTTCGCGGTATTCGGACGGAGTGTTTACGTTGCTCACAAGCGCCGACGGCCTGTCCAGCGACTTCGTCACCGCCTTCGCGCAGACGCCCGACGGCAGTGTGTGGATCGGGACGTACGACGCCGGCGTGAATCGGTATGCCGACGGCGCCTTGACCACGATCTCCACCGCCGACGGGCTCACGAACAATACGGTGCTTTCGCTCTATGCGGACGCCGCCGGCGCGCTGTGGATCGGCACCTACGGAGGCGGCCTGAACCGTCTTAAGGATGGGGCGATCCACGCCGCCACCCAGCGCCAGGGGTTGTTTAACGACAACGTCTACGTCATCCTTGAAGACGACGAGGAGCGACTCTGGATGACCTGCAACAAGGGCGTCTTCCGGATCGACAAAGCCGGCTTCGACCGCCTCGCCTCGGGCGACACGACGGCCATTGCCTCGGTCGTCTACGACCGCTCCGACGGCCTCCGTAATGCCGAAGGGCTGGGCGGGCAGCAACCGGCTGGCTGGCGCACCCGCGACGGGCGGCTGTGGTTCACGACGGTCGCCGGCGCCGTCGCCATCGATCCCGCGCATATCCCCACCAACCCGATCCCGCCTCCCATCGCCATTACCGGGCTCGATCTGGACGAAAACCCCTACCCCATCGGCGCCTCGCTCACCCTGCCGCCGGGGGGGCATAAACTCCGCTTCGCCTTCACCGCCCCGAGTCTCGTCAACCCGCACCGCGTGCTGTTCCAGTACCGGCTCGCCAGCGCCGACGAGGCCTGGTCCGAGCCCTCATCCCGCCGAGAAGCCTTTTACACCAACCTCCCGCCGGGCGACTACACGCTGGAGGTGATCGCCCGAAATGACGACGGCGTCTGGAATCGCCAGCCGGCGACGCTGTCGTTTTATCACGAACCCTATTTCTATCAGACCCTCTGGTTCAAGCTGCTCTGCCTCGCCGGCCTCGTCGGGCTTGCCTACACAGGATACCGCATCCGCATCCGGCAGATGCAGGCCCGGCAGGAGGAACTAGAGCGAACGGTCGAAGAACGGACACACGACCTCCGCCTCGAGAAAGAACGCACGGAACAGGCGAAAACGGTTATCGAGGCGCAGGCCGACAAGCTACGTGAACTCGATCGGTTCAAGACGCGCTTCTTCGCCAACCTGTCCCACGAGTTCCGGACCCCGCTGACGATGATCATCGGGCCGCTCGAGAACTTGATCTCGGGCGCTTACGGAACCGTGAGCGAGGCCGCCGTGCGCCAGGGCCAGATCATGTTGCGCAACGCCCAGCGGCTGTTGCGGCTCATCAACCAGTTGCTTGACCTTTCGAAGCTCGAAGCCGGCAAGATGGAGTTGCGCTCGCGCGAGCGCAACATTGTCCCATTTGTCGAGGGCGTCGTCTATTCGTGTATCCCCCTGGCCGAGACCAAAAAAATCGCCCTCACCTTCACAAGCAACGTCGAAAAAGTCTCGCTCCACTTCGAGCCCGATAAACTCGAAAAGGTGTTCTTCAACCTCCTCTCGAACGCGCTCAAGTTCACGCCGGCCGAGGGAACGATCGACGTTGCCGTGACTGATCTGCCCGAACCCCGCGAGGACATGCCCGAAGGCGCCGTCGAAGTGCGCGTCCGCGACACCGGCAAAGGGATTCCCGCAAAGGATCTGCCCCACGTATTCGACCGCTTCCACCAGGTCGATGGATCGAACACCCGCGAACATGAAGGCACCGGCATCGGGCTCGCCCTCGTGCAGGAGCTGGTGCTGCTCCATAAAGGCGAGATCGATGTCACGAGTGAGCTGGGCGTCGGGTCGACATTCACCGTCCGCTTCCCGCGTGGAAAATCCCATCTCCAGCCGGACCAGTTCGCGACCGATGAGGACGTTCCGGAGGCGATGCCGGCGCGCGGCGCCCTGACCGAACTGGCCGTCGAAGGCGCCGAACTCGACCATGAGCAGCAGGCCACCCCCGCCGAACAGCCGCTGGCAAAGTCAGACAAAACCATCCTCTGCGTGGAGGACAACCCGGACGTGCGCGAATACGTCGCCGGCATCCTCGAAGCCCAATACCGCGTGATAACGGCTGTCGACGGCATTGACGGGCTCGAAAAAGCCCGGACCCTCTCGCCGGACCTCATCGTCAGCGACGTGATGATGCCGCGGATGGACGGCAACGAGATGTGCCGGCAGATCAAGGACGACCCGGAGCTGAACCACATCCCCATCCTCCTGCTCACCGCCCGTGCCACGAACGACATCCGGATCGAAGGCCTCGAAGCCCGCGCGGACGACTTCCTCGCCAAGCCCTTTAACGCCCGCGAGCTGATGACCCGCGTGGCCAACCTCCTGGCCCTGCGCCAGCAGGCCAAGGAGCTGAAGCGACTCAACGAGAACCTGGAAAAAGAAGTCGCCCGCCAGCTCGACACCATCCTCACCGAGCGTCTGAAATACGAGGAAGAGATCCTCGCCGCCCGGGACGAGGCGGAGCGGTCGTCGCGCCTCAAGTCCAGCATCCTCGACAACGTCAACCACGAATTCCGGACACCGATCGCCGGCATCGTGGGCAGCAGCGATTTGCTGGCCCTCGAAGTGCCGGAGGACCTGAAGGAGTTGGTGGACATCGTAAAAATAAGCGCCGATCGGCTGATGCGCACGCTCAACTCGGTCGTCGAACTCGGCGCCCTGGAGAGCGAAACCTACACGCTGCACGTCTACCCGGCCGACGTGCTCGACGTCCTGGAAGAAGTGCTCGAGACCCAGTTCATGCGGGTGCGTGCCAAAGGGCTGGACCTCCAGTATTCCGTGAACGACGAAGCGCTGCCGGCGATCGTGGACCCGATGGCCCTGCGGCGGGTGTTCGAGTTGCTGATCGACAACGCCATCAAGTTCACCGAAGCCGGTTCCGTCCGCATCGACGTCGAGAGCGACGGCGTCGAGGTGCGTATCCACGTCGCGGACACCGGAGTCGGGATCGATGAAGCCTACCAGCAGCGGGTCTTCGAAGCGTTCGTGCAGGAAAGCGACGGGATGACACGCACGTTCGAGGGCTGCGGCATCGGCCTGACGATCGCCAATCGGATGATCCAGAAGATGAACGGAAGGATTGAGCTCGAGTCTCAGAAAGGCATCGGCAGCACGTTTACCGTCGTGCTTCCGGCGCGGGCCGGCAAGTCGTTGGCACGCACGGATATGGTAATGAATTGA
- a CDS encoding BlaI/MecI/CopY family transcriptional regulator, with product MKRKKSPMDLGARERQIMSFIYKRGEATAAEVMEGISDPPTYSGVRAMLRILEEKGHLSHRRDGARYIYTATISPDEAGKSAMNYMVQAFFNGSADRVVAALLDLKGDELSEADLDRLAGLIEKAKQQEDN from the coding sequence ATGAAGCGAAAGAAATCACCCATGGATCTCGGGGCGCGCGAACGACAGATCATGTCGTTCATCTACAAGCGCGGGGAGGCTACGGCCGCCGAGGTGATGGAAGGCATTTCGGATCCGCCCACGTATTCCGGTGTGCGGGCCATGTTGCGGATCCTGGAGGAGAAGGGGCATTTGAGCCATCGGCGAGACGGCGCGCGGTATATCTACACCGCCACGATTTCTCCGGACGAAGCCGGCAAATCCGCCATGAACTATATGGTCCAGGCCTTTTTTAATGGCTCGGCGGACCGCGTGGTGGCGGCGTTGCTGGATCTGAAGGGGGACGAACTGAGCGAAGCCGATCTCGACCGACTGGCCGGGCTCATCGAAAAAGCTAAACAACAGGAGGATAACTGA